A portion of the Nitrospirota bacterium genome contains these proteins:
- the pgeF gene encoding peptidoglycan editing factor PgeF: protein MSAGVITVPSLADGRGNVRHFFGTRGHPRDLSAPFRPVPRAVVAVKQVHGTDALVLDRPVSAGSAFAGEWDSLVTNQPGVLLTVRTADCVPVLIHDPVRGVVAAVHAGWRGAVAGIVRRTIGVMRRRFGSEPRDLSVGIGPSVGSCCYEVDEPVLQPLRADFPDWREVVRETGPGKARLDLRELIRRQARALGVDGVRVSLANVCTVCHPDLFHSYRREGRVNGTMVSGIMLTPARKR from the coding sequence ATGTCGGCTGGTGTGATCACGGTTCCGAGCTTGGCGGACGGGCGGGGGAACGTCCGCCACTTCTTCGGCACCAGGGGCCATCCCCGCGACCTCTCGGCCCCCTTCCGGCCCGTTCCGCGCGCCGTCGTGGCGGTCAAGCAGGTGCATGGGACCGACGCGCTGGTCCTGGACCGGCCTGTCTCGGCCGGCTCGGCCTTTGCCGGCGAATGGGATTCGCTGGTCACGAACCAGCCGGGGGTGCTGCTGACGGTCCGGACGGCCGACTGCGTGCCGGTCCTGATCCACGATCCGGTGCGTGGAGTTGTGGCGGCGGTCCACGCCGGCTGGCGCGGGGCGGTGGCCGGGATCGTCCGGCGCACGATCGGCGTGATGCGGCGGCGGTTCGGGTCCGAGCCGCGCGATCTGTCGGTGGGCATCGGTCCCTCGGTCGGCTCCTGCTGCTATGAGGTGGACGAGCCAGTGCTGCAACCGTTGCGTGCAGACTTTCCCGACTGGCGGGAGGTCGTCCGCGAGACGGGGCCGGGCAAGGCCAGGCTGGACCTGCGCGAGCTCATCCGCCGCCAGGCGCGGGCGCTTGGGGTGGATGGGGTTCGCGTCTCGCTGGCCAACGTCTGCACGGTCTGCCACCCGGACCTCTTCCACTCCTACCGCCGCGAGGGCCGGGTCAACGGGACCATGGTCAGCGGGATCATGCTGACCCCTGCGAGGAAACGATGA
- the proC gene encoding pyrroline-5-carboxylate reductase, whose translation MKRIAFIGAGQMAEALLAGLLSTASFDPSCLWATDTSAERRDLVKRRFGIRVGADNPEAVTWADAVLLAVKPQVLDAVLEEIAPALSDRLVISIAAGVPIGRIHGIVAGRAATGPRIVRVMPNAPALVREGMSVLAFGPDVTDEDERMARMLFEAVGRVAVLEERLLDAVTGLSGSGPAYVFTAIEALADGGVKAGLPRSVAELLAAQTVLGAARMLLETGEHPARLKDRVASPGGTTIAGLHELERGRVRASLIAAVEAAANRSKELGSS comes from the coding sequence ATGAAAAGGATTGCATTTATCGGCGCGGGCCAGATGGCGGAGGCCCTGCTGGCCGGCCTGCTCTCGACCGCCTCGTTCGATCCATCCTGCCTGTGGGCGACCGACACGAGCGCTGAACGCCGCGATCTCGTCAAGCGCCGGTTCGGCATCCGGGTCGGGGCCGACAATCCCGAGGCGGTGACCTGGGCCGACGCCGTCCTGTTGGCGGTCAAGCCGCAGGTGCTGGACGCGGTGCTGGAGGAGATCGCACCGGCCCTCTCGGACCGCCTGGTCATTTCGATCGCGGCGGGCGTGCCGATCGGCCGCATCCACGGGATCGTGGCCGGCCGGGCCGCGACGGGGCCCCGCATCGTGCGGGTGATGCCGAACGCGCCGGCGTTGGTCCGGGAAGGCATGTCGGTGCTGGCCTTCGGCCCCGACGTGACCGACGAGGACGAGCGCATGGCCCGGATGCTGTTCGAAGCCGTCGGGCGCGTGGCGGTGCTGGAGGAACGGTTGTTGGACGCGGTGACGGGCCTGAGCGGGAGCGGCCCGGCCTATGTCTTCACGGCGATCGAGGCGCTGGCGGACGGCGGCGTCAAGGCGGGGCTGCCCCGGTCCGTGGCCGAGCTGCTGGCCGCGCAGACCGTGCTGGGAGCCGCGCGGATGCTCCTGGAGACCGGCGAGCATCCGGCCCGCCTGAAGGACCGGGTGGCCTCGCCCGGCGGGACCACGATCGCGGGGCTGCACGAGCTCGAACGGGGCCGGGTGCGGGCGAGCCTCATCGCCGCGGTGGAGGCCGCCGCGAACCGATCGAAGGAGCTGGGCTCG
- the ftsZ gene encoding cell division protein FtsZ → MFSFEEEEARQPVSIKVLGVGGAGCNAVNTMITTGLSHVEFIAANTDVQALTQSLAAFKIQLGPERTRGLGAGAKPEVGKEAALESKDDIMDSLKGADMVFVTAGMGGGTGTGAAPVVASLARELGILTVGVVTKPFKYEGNRRMSHAEDGLRELKKYVDTLLVIPNQRLLELVDKKMPLREAFKVADDVLRQAIKGIADVITTAGHVNVDFADVRTVMTYTGRAVMGMGMARGENRAVEAAQKAVSSPLLEDGNVAGARGVLLNITGGLNMSLHEVDQAAMIIRDAADQDANIIVGQVINEEMGEDLVVTVIATGFEREEQPQKQRPLLDRQTTAPAHQQPALAGTRSGAQAEAPSRRNLDRPTFLRRLTGRREGQENLGLTMDEEWDVPTFLRKQAD, encoded by the coding sequence ATGTTCTCATTCGAAGAGGAAGAGGCGAGACAGCCAGTCTCCATCAAGGTGCTCGGCGTGGGCGGGGCCGGCTGCAACGCGGTGAACACGATGATCACCACGGGGCTCAGCCACGTGGAGTTCATCGCGGCCAACACGGACGTCCAGGCTCTGACCCAGTCGCTGGCCGCGTTCAAGATCCAGTTGGGGCCGGAGCGGACCCGCGGGCTCGGCGCCGGCGCCAAGCCGGAGGTGGGCAAGGAGGCGGCGCTGGAGAGCAAGGACGACATCATGGACAGTCTGAAGGGCGCCGACATGGTGTTCGTCACCGCCGGGATGGGCGGCGGCACCGGGACCGGCGCGGCCCCCGTGGTGGCCAGCCTCGCGCGGGAGTTGGGGATCCTGACGGTCGGGGTCGTGACCAAGCCCTTCAAGTACGAAGGGAACCGGCGGATGAGCCACGCCGAAGACGGGCTCCGCGAGTTGAAGAAGTACGTGGACACGCTGCTCGTGATCCCGAACCAGCGCCTGCTGGAACTCGTGGACAAGAAGATGCCGCTGCGGGAGGCGTTCAAAGTGGCGGACGACGTGCTGCGCCAGGCTATCAAGGGCATCGCGGACGTGATCACGACCGCCGGCCACGTCAACGTGGACTTCGCCGACGTCCGGACCGTGATGACCTACACGGGCCGTGCGGTGATGGGGATGGGCATGGCGCGGGGTGAGAACCGCGCCGTCGAGGCGGCGCAGAAGGCGGTCTCGAGCCCGCTCCTGGAGGACGGGAACGTGGCCGGGGCCAGAGGCGTGCTGCTGAACATCACGGGCGGCCTCAACATGTCGCTGCACGAGGTGGACCAGGCGGCGATGATCATCCGGGACGCGGCCGACCAGGACGCCAACATCATCGTGGGCCAGGTGATCAACGAGGAGATGGGCGAGGACCTCGTGGTGACGGTGATCGCCACGGGATTCGAGCGCGAGGAGCAGCCTCAGAAGCAGCGGCCGCTCCTCGACCGGCAGACGACGGCGCCGGCCCATCAGCAGCCGGCCCTCGCCGGCACGCGCAGTGGGGCCCAGGCCGAAGCGCCGTCCCGGCGCAACCTGGACCGCCCGACGTTTCTCCGGAGGCTCACGGGCCGCCGGGAGGGGCAGGAAAATCTGGGCTTGACCATGGACGAGGAGTGGGACGTCCCGACGTTCCTGAGGAAGCAAGCGGATTGA
- a CDS encoding YggS family pyridoxal phosphate-dependent enzyme gives MAETLDSEAVGRNVRTVLENIRRSAQRAGRPPESVRLVAATKSVPPEPIRWAIAAGVGILGENRLQEALPKIEALGSDGVSWHFIGRLQRRKVKAVVGLFRLIHSVESLELAEEINRRAAEAGIVQPVLLEVNVGGEASKGGFAPEALEEALAAMDGLPSLAVQGLMAIPPPSPDAEGSRLHHRRLRELARSLAGGRWLRVRLEEISMGMSQDYEVAIEEGATYVRVGTAIFGARPDA, from the coding sequence GTGGCGGAGACACTCGATTCGGAGGCCGTCGGCCGGAACGTCAGGACGGTGCTCGAGAACATCCGGCGGTCGGCTCAACGGGCCGGACGACCGCCCGAGTCCGTCCGCCTGGTGGCGGCGACCAAGTCCGTGCCGCCCGAGCCCATTCGCTGGGCGATCGCCGCAGGAGTGGGGATCCTCGGCGAAAACCGGCTGCAGGAGGCGCTCCCCAAGATCGAGGCGCTCGGCTCCGACGGCGTCAGTTGGCATTTTATCGGACGGCTGCAGCGCCGCAAGGTCAAGGCGGTGGTCGGTCTCTTCCGGCTGATCCATTCGGTGGAGAGCCTGGAGCTGGCGGAAGAGATCAACAGGCGGGCCGCGGAGGCGGGGATCGTCCAGCCGGTGTTGCTGGAAGTCAACGTCGGGGGGGAGGCGAGCAAGGGCGGATTCGCCCCGGAGGCCCTGGAAGAAGCGCTGGCCGCCATGGACGGGCTGCCGAGCCTGGCGGTGCAGGGCTTGATGGCGATTCCCCCGCCGTCGCCGGATGCGGAGGGCTCGCGGCTCCACCATCGGAGGCTCCGCGAGCTGGCCCGGTCCCTGGCGGGGGGCCGGTGGCTGCGGGTCCGGCTGGAAGAGATCTCGATGGGGATGTCGCAGGACTATGAAGTCGCGATCGAAGAAGGAGCGACCTACGTCAGGGTCGGGACGGCGATCTTCGGGGCGCGGCCCGATGCGTGA